A stretch of Tistrella bauzanensis DNA encodes these proteins:
- the dapB gene encoding 4-hydroxy-tetrahydrodipicolinate reductase, which produces MAIGVVGCAGRMGRMLLATIAATDGCRVAGGTEAPGNEAVGQDLGRFAGTTDPLGILVGDDPAALFDAADVVIDFTRPKATVTHARLAAARGKALVTGTTGLDAGDEAMLREAARCVPMVYAPNMSLGVTLLMHLVEQAAARLGPDYDIEIVEMHHRHKIDAPSGTALGLARAAARGRDVSLDDVADRGRDGDTGPRRRGAIGMAALRGGDVIGDHQVIFAADGERLELGHRASSRETFARGAVTAAIWVAGRAPGLYDMRDVLDLR; this is translated from the coding sequence ATCGCGATCGGGGTGGTCGGCTGTGCCGGGCGGATGGGACGCATGCTGCTGGCCACGATCGCCGCCACCGATGGCTGCCGCGTCGCCGGTGGCACCGAGGCGCCGGGCAACGAGGCGGTCGGCCAGGATCTGGGCCGGTTCGCGGGCACGACGGATCCGCTGGGCATCCTGGTTGGCGACGACCCGGCGGCGTTGTTCGACGCGGCCGATGTGGTGATCGACTTCACCCGGCCGAAGGCAACCGTGACCCATGCCCGCCTGGCCGCCGCCCGCGGCAAGGCACTGGTCACCGGCACCACCGGCCTTGATGCCGGTGATGAAGCGATGCTGCGCGAGGCGGCCCGCTGCGTGCCGATGGTCTATGCTCCCAACATGTCGCTGGGGGTGACCCTGCTGATGCATCTGGTCGAACAGGCGGCGGCGCGGCTGGGGCCCGATTACGACATCGAGATCGTGGAAATGCATCATCGCCACAAGATCGACGCGCCGTCCGGCACGGCGCTGGGACTGGCGCGGGCGGCGGCGCGCGGCCGCGATGTCTCGCTGGATGATGTGGCCGATCGCGGCCGCGATGGCGATACCGGCCCGCGCCGGCGTGGCGCCATCGGCATGGCGGCACTGCGGGGCGGCGACGTGATCGGCGATCATCAGGTGATCTTCGCCGCCGATGGCGAGCGGCTGGAACTGGGCCACCGGGCCTCGTCACGGGAAACCTTCGCCCGGGGCGCCGTGACAGCGGCGATCTGGGTCGCGGGCCGCGCGCCGGGGCTCTATGACATGCGTGACGTTCTGGATCTGCGCTGA